In a genomic window of Methanosarcina horonobensis HB-1 = JCM 15518:
- a CDS encoding ABC transporter permease has product MHTGFLTIYWRDMLRFVRFRALLFSSLVQPALWLAFFGIAMSNNFERLTATMPVVPGVRTIGYLTFIGAGVIAMTTLFTSLFGGTVLLFDKNWGLMRETLSSPLPRIHVIIGIGLSGMTKSFIQAAVIMGFGLFLGVEFFEGYSPAQVLYSLVGIMAFVGTFSLGFLFLSAAIAITMESPEGMQAVITLLTMPFFFTSNALYPVNSFPPVLRALSTINPLTHLVSGIRYFAIGSDFSAIGIRYTYTHAEILVSYIALLAFAGIMFFIARWRFSKVTVT; this is encoded by the coding sequence GTGCATACAGGGTTTCTTACCATATACTGGCGCGATATGCTCAGGTTCGTCCGGTTCCGGGCTTTGCTGTTTTCCTCACTTGTCCAGCCCGCACTCTGGCTTGCATTTTTCGGGATTGCGATGTCAAACAACTTTGAGAGGCTTACTGCAACAATGCCCGTCGTTCCCGGTGTCAGGACTATAGGATATCTTACATTCATAGGGGCAGGTGTTATTGCAATGACCACGCTTTTTACGAGCCTGTTCGGGGGAACTGTCCTGCTCTTTGACAAAAACTGGGGACTTATGCGCGAAACGCTCTCAAGCCCGCTTCCAAGGATCCACGTAATTATTGGTATAGGCCTGTCCGGCATGACCAAGTCTTTTATTCAGGCAGCTGTAATTATGGGATTCGGGCTTTTTCTTGGCGTCGAATTTTTCGAGGGCTATTCTCCGGCACAGGTTCTTTACTCTCTGGTCGGGATAATGGCTTTTGTAGGTACGTTTTCCCTCGGATTTCTTTTCCTTTCGGCTGCAATTGCAATAACTATGGAGAGCCCGGAAGGTATGCAGGCAGTAATCACTTTACTTACCATGCCTTTCTTTTTCACAAGCAATGCCCTTTATCCTGTAAACTCTTTCCCGCCTGTGCTCAGAGCTCTATCAACGATCAACCCGCTTACGCATCTTGTTAGCGGTATCAGGTACTTTGCAATAGGTAGCGATTTTTCTGCAATCGGAATCCGTTATACTTACACGCATGCAGAGATCCTTGTTTCCTATATTGCCCTGCTGGCTTTTGCAGGAATAATGTTTTTTATTGCGAGGTGGAGGTTTAGTAAGGTTACTGTTACATGA
- a CDS encoding SDR family NAD(P)-dependent oxidoreductase, which produces MSLAGQTALVTGGNKGIGRAICFALAKEGANIVIAARNESESRETLDRLKGMGTKAFAVSVDVRSEDDVRRLISVIIDKCGGLDILVNNAGVAYKNRLEETTLEEYDEIMDTNLRGVFLCTKYAIPYIRRSKNGKIINISSVGGLHGIPDFSIYCGSKFAVNGITESIASELEGEIKVYSVCPGAVDTDMYRSFFKDKPPLEPEHIAQKVLELASPDSKVASGKIIEISAPPVPQL; this is translated from the coding sequence ATGAGTTTAGCAGGTCAAACAGCCCTTGTAACAGGAGGGAACAAAGGAATAGGAAGAGCCATCTGTTTCGCTCTGGCAAAAGAGGGAGCAAATATTGTCATTGCTGCAAGGAACGAGAGCGAGTCAAGAGAAACTCTGGACAGATTAAAAGGCATGGGAACCAAAGCCTTTGCAGTTTCTGTTGACGTGCGCAGTGAAGATGATGTAAGGCGTCTGATCTCAGTAATCATTGACAAATGCGGCGGACTTGATATTCTTGTCAACAATGCAGGAGTGGCATATAAAAATCGACTGGAAGAAACCACTCTGGAAGAATACGATGAAATCATGGATACAAACTTAAGAGGCGTCTTCCTCTGCACAAAATATGCTATTCCTTACATCCGAAGGAGCAAAAATGGAAAGATAATAAACATCTCTTCAGTGGGAGGGCTGCACGGAATTCCTGATTTTTCCATATACTGCGGCTCGAAGTTTGCGGTAAACGGTATAACCGAATCAATTGCTTCGGAACTGGAAGGGGAAATAAAAGTTTATTCTGTCTGCCCAGGAGCTGTGGATACGGATATGTACCGATCATTCTTCAAAGACAAGCCTCCACTCGAACCTGAACATATCGCACAAAAAGTGCTTGAGCTCGCTTCACCTGATTCAAAAGTTGCATCCGGAAAAATTATTGAGATAAGTGCTCCGCCTGTCCCTCAGCTCTGA
- a CDS encoding SDR family NAD(P)-dependent oxidoreductase has product MRLRGQTAVVTGGGKGIGRAICLALAREGADIVIAARTKKDIRETARMVEDEGRRALAVSTDIRIEEDVKNMISEAVNAFGRIDILVNNAGVAYRKYMVDTSREEYEKIMDTNVKGMFFCTKYALPYLLKRGEGRIVNISSGAGKHGIPKLSIYCASKFAVIGFTESIAYEIGGGVHAYAVCPASVDTDMYRSLYSDEPVLKPEDVAREVLELCLPGTTLPSGSSVDVYRPPVRVV; this is encoded by the coding sequence ATGAGATTGAGAGGTCAGACAGCCGTAGTAACCGGCGGGGGAAAAGGAATTGGAAGGGCAATATGCCTGGCACTCGCAAGAGAAGGAGCCGACATTGTAATTGCTGCAAGGACAAAAAAAGACATTCGGGAAACTGCCAGAATGGTAGAGGACGAAGGTAGAAGGGCTCTTGCAGTGAGTACGGATATCCGGATAGAAGAGGACGTCAAAAATATGATTTCAGAAGCAGTAAACGCTTTTGGAAGGATTGATATTCTTGTAAACAATGCAGGAGTGGCATACAGGAAGTATATGGTAGATACCTCAAGAGAAGAATATGAAAAAATAATGGACACAAATGTGAAAGGCATGTTTTTTTGCACGAAATATGCTCTTCCTTACTTACTTAAGAGAGGAGAAGGCAGGATAGTAAACATATCTTCAGGTGCGGGAAAGCATGGGATACCCAAACTCTCAATATACTGTGCTTCAAAATTTGCAGTAATCGGTTTTACAGAGTCTATTGCGTATGAAATAGGAGGAGGAGTTCATGCATATGCAGTCTGCCCTGCCAGTGTGGATACGGATATGTACCGCTCGCTGTATTCGGATGAACCTGTCCTGAAGCCTGAAGACGTTGCAAGGGAAGTTCTAGAGCTCTGCCTGCCGGGTACGACTCTGCCGTCAGGCTCTTCGGTTGATGTTTACAGACCTCCTGTCAGAGTTGTTTAA
- a CDS encoding fasciclin domain-containing protein produces the protein MKLFGAVLIILMVISLVFASGCAQRAPENETRQIENESENLGEEVEGVPQEIENVVEKSDRNVMQALADRNFVTFVELLNVAGLEPLLAEEGIYTVFAPTDEAFDELPENEMTALENNTRELEKVLTYHIVAGKILMEKDLENMTSVRTLEGGELPITVTANGVQVGGANITEADIIASNGIIHQIDKVLIPPQ, from the coding sequence ATGAAACTTTTCGGAGCTGTGCTTATCATATTGATGGTCATCTCATTAGTATTTGCTTCCGGTTGTGCTCAAAGAGCGCCAGAAAATGAAACTAGACAAATAGAAAATGAAAGCGAAAATTTAGGAGAGGAAGTTGAAGGGGTGCCCCAAGAAATTGAAAATGTTGTAGAGAAAAGCGATAGAAATGTCATGCAAGCGTTAGCTGACAGAAACTTCGTAACTTTTGTTGAGCTTCTCAACGTTGCAGGACTTGAGCCGCTCCTTGCCGAGGAGGGAATTTATACTGTTTTTGCTCCAACTGACGAAGCCTTCGACGAACTCCCTGAAAACGAGATGACTGCGCTTGAGAACAATACCAGGGAGCTGGAAAAAGTCTTAACTTACCATATTGTTGCCGGTAAAATACTGATGGAAAAAGATCTTGAAAACATGACGAGTGTCAGGACACTTGAAGGAGGAGAACTCCCCATCACTGTGACAGCAAATGGTGTTCAGGTTGGCGGTGCAAACATAACAGAAGCGGACATCATTGCCAGCAATGGGATAATTCATCAGATAGATAAAGTATTAATCCCGCCACAGTGA
- a CDS encoding ATP-binding cassette domain-containing protein, which translates to MKAVDNISFTVRKGEIFSFLGPNGAGKSTVINVLTTLLPVQRGSAKIAGYDLKTEPEKVRESIGIVFQELTLDRDMTVREILEYHGRLYSMPKAERQERVDELISLVELEGKRDTLTKHLSGGMKRRLEIARGLMTRPKVLFMDEPTIGLDPQTRIRIWDYVRDINRQGTTIFLTTHYMDEADQLSDRISIIDHGKIVVTGKSWELKNTLGQDLIYMETNDNWAAGELLKDLDSVKGIKEKSKGIIVMVNVDGTYLLPEIMDRLRNGGIGIKAVNLKKPSMDDVFVHYTGRELRDNGAEKGAVVVPRIRRR; encoded by the coding sequence ATAAAGGCAGTCGATAATATCAGTTTTACAGTCAGGAAGGGAGAGATATTCTCTTTTCTCGGGCCAAACGGAGCAGGAAAGAGTACTGTTATCAATGTACTTACCACCCTCCTGCCTGTCCAGAGAGGGAGTGCAAAGATTGCAGGCTATGATTTGAAAACCGAACCTGAGAAAGTGAGGGAGTCTATAGGAATTGTTTTTCAGGAACTCACTCTTGACAGGGATATGACCGTACGTGAGATTCTGGAGTACCACGGAAGACTCTATTCCATGCCCAAAGCTGAGAGGCAGGAAAGAGTTGATGAACTTATCAGCCTGGTTGAGCTTGAAGGAAAGAGGGATACCCTTACCAAGCACCTGAGCGGCGGGATGAAACGCAGGCTTGAGATCGCAAGGGGGCTTATGACAAGGCCTAAAGTGCTCTTTATGGACGAACCTACGATCGGGCTTGATCCTCAGACCAGGATAAGGATCTGGGACTATGTAAGGGACATTAACAGGCAGGGGACAACCATCTTCCTGACCACGCACTACATGGACGAAGCCGACCAGCTAAGTGACAGGATAAGCATCATAGACCACGGAAAAATAGTTGTTACAGGCAAATCATGGGAGTTAAAAAACACGCTTGGTCAGGACCTTATATACATGGAAACAAATGACAACTGGGCAGCCGGAGAGCTATTAAAGGACCTCGATAGCGTAAAAGGGATTAAAGAAAAGTCAAAAGGGATAATTGTTATGGTCAACGTGGACGGAACCTATTTGCTGCCTGAGATTATGGACAGACTTCGAAACGGGGGGATCGGAATTAAGGCAGTAAACCTGAAAAAGCCGTCAATGGATGATGTTTTTGTCCATTATACCGGCAGAGAGTTAAGGGACAACGGGGCAGAAAAGGGGGCTGTTGTAGTCCCCAGGATCAGGAGGCGTTAA
- a CDS encoding ubiquitin carboxyl-terminal hydrolase family protein translates to MVCAHRDTIKIKYFEPESKGCEECLKSGDSWVHLRICLTCGHVG, encoded by the coding sequence ATGGTATGCGCGCATAGGGACACAATAAAAATCAAGTATTTTGAACCTGAGTCAAAGGGCTGTGAAGAATGCCTGAAAAGCGGGGATAGCTGGGTACACCTGAGAATATGCCTGACCTGCGGGCATGTAGGCTGA
- a CDS encoding SpoIIAA family protein, with protein sequence MIEIIPGLPDNVLAVTVSGILTGEDYEKVLVPAIEDKVQKYGKIRILYQLGEKFEGFTDEAMLEDTKFGIRHFTSFEKIALVSNVDWIVNAVKVFKFIIPGSVRTYRNEELSEAKAWISE encoded by the coding sequence ATGATAGAGATCATACCGGGCCTGCCGGATAATGTCTTAGCAGTTACCGTAAGTGGGATATTGACAGGAGAAGACTATGAAAAGGTGTTAGTCCCTGCTATCGAGGACAAAGTACAGAAGTATGGGAAGATTCGTATCCTTTATCAACTGGGGGAGAAATTCGAGGGATTTACCGATGAGGCAATGCTGGAGGACACCAAGTTTGGCATACGGCACTTTACATCCTTTGAAAAAATCGCACTTGTTTCAAACGTGGACTGGATAGTTAATGCCGTAAAGGTCTTCAAATTTATTATTCCCGGCTCAGTAAGAACCTACAGGAACGAAGAACTTTCCGAAGCAAAAGCCTGGATCAGTGAATGA
- a CDS encoding TIGR00153 family protein has product MKDYIRSVLDVVAESPFVPLEMHARKGVLAVEKLAEAMEAYCAGNQALLDERTEEIDILEHDADKIKQKIRASIPSSVRLPVNKKDLLSFLKQQDSIADFAQASAYWMTLRPCKDLPDEIKEGFLELMATSLKTARMYDQLVGELYKLLATSFSKEEIKETMQIVPEVEKLEHDVDVLETALLKKIFEYEDAIGGAGVCHLMGLVERVGGIADKCASAADRLRSMILRR; this is encoded by the coding sequence ATGAAAGACTACATCCGTTCCGTACTCGACGTGGTCGCAGAATCTCCCTTCGTCCCCCTTGAAATGCACGCCAGGAAAGGGGTGCTTGCCGTCGAAAAGCTTGCTGAAGCAATGGAAGCCTACTGTGCAGGGAATCAGGCACTTCTTGATGAGCGTACTGAAGAAATCGATATTCTGGAACATGATGCCGACAAAATAAAACAGAAAATAAGAGCAAGCATACCCTCTTCCGTCAGGTTGCCGGTGAACAAAAAAGATCTCCTTTCTTTCCTCAAGCAGCAGGACTCTATAGCTGACTTTGCCCAGGCTTCAGCCTACTGGATGACTCTGCGTCCCTGCAAAGATCTCCCAGACGAAATCAAGGAAGGCTTTCTGGAACTTATGGCAACCTCTCTTAAGACAGCCAGGATGTATGACCAGCTTGTGGGTGAGCTTTACAAGCTTCTTGCTACTTCTTTTAGCAAAGAAGAAATCAAAGAGACCATGCAGATTGTCCCCGAGGTCGAAAAGCTGGAACACGATGTAGACGTACTTGAGACAGCCCTCTTAAAAAAGATTTTCGAATATGAAGATGCGATCGGAGGAGCAGGTGTCTGCCACCTCATGGGGCTTGTTGAAAGGGTAGGAGGCATTGCCGACAAGTGCGCAAGTGCAGCCGACCGCCTGAGATCCATGATCCTCAGAAGATAA
- a CDS encoding phosphoribosyltransferase, translating to MFKNRKDAGEQLAQALERYKAENPLILAIPRGGVEVGLQVSKKLGADFSLIIARKLPFPDNPEAGFGAIAENGSTFIFENAGYWLTGETIEHIKQEQIAEIERRVNALRGGNPLPDLAGRTVILIDDGIAMGSTMRAAIELCRNRKAGKVVVAVPVTGRETADAIAKEADEVVVLEIPVYFRAVAQAYENWYDVSDEEVLDLLRERISEKETKEHEFDQSGPGT from the coding sequence ATGTTTAAAAACCGTAAAGATGCGGGAGAGCAACTGGCTCAAGCTCTTGAAAGATATAAAGCTGAAAATCCTCTTATCCTTGCTATCCCACGTGGGGGAGTGGAAGTTGGACTGCAGGTTTCAAAAAAACTGGGCGCTGACTTTTCCCTTATAATTGCAAGGAAACTGCCTTTCCCTGACAATCCTGAAGCCGGATTTGGGGCAATCGCCGAGAATGGGAGCACTTTTATTTTTGAAAATGCAGGTTACTGGCTTACCGGGGAAACTATTGAACATATTAAACAGGAACAGATTGCTGAGATAGAAAGACGAGTAAATGCCCTGAGAGGGGGAAACCCCTTGCCTGATCTTGCTGGAAGGACAGTGATCCTTATTGATGACGGGATTGCTATGGGTTCTACTATGAGGGCAGCCATCGAACTCTGCAGAAACAGAAAAGCAGGAAAAGTTGTGGTTGCCGTACCTGTAACAGGAAGAGAAACGGCAGATGCGATAGCAAAAGAAGCCGATGAAGTGGTCGTGCTCGAGATCCCTGTCTATTTCAGGGCTGTTGCTCAGGCTTATGAAAACTGGTATGACGTCTCGGACGAAGAGGTGCTTGACCTTCTCAGGGAAAGAATAAGCGAAAAAGAAACGAAAGAGCATGAGTTTGATCAGTCCGGACCAGGAACCTGA
- a CDS encoding inorganic phosphate transporter — protein MDLLVIAIILAGLYMAWNIGANDLANAMGTSVGTGALTIKQVIVIAAVFEFLGAVFFGKRVTSTIAKGIVPIDMISSIHPDIVVLGMLAAILAASFWITLATFYNLPVSTSHSIVGSVLGFGLITAYNGTISFSDIHWSVLLKIVASWFISPALGAVLAFLIFSIIRSLYLHRASDLPGVEKKFIFLQLITACYIAFAHGSNDVANAVGPLSAALNVMGITGTEIPIWVLVMGGLGMVIGMATWGYKVVETIGSKITELTPTRGFSAQFATASVVLLHSYSSLPISTTHTLVGSVIGVGLAGGIAAVDLGVIWRIISSWIATVPIAALTSAIIFVGLEVIFL, from the coding sequence ATGGATTTACTTGTCATAGCAATTATCCTTGCAGGCTTATATATGGCCTGGAACATAGGGGCAAACGACCTCGCAAATGCTATGGGAACTTCAGTAGGAACGGGTGCCCTAACGATCAAGCAGGTCATTGTCATTGCCGCTGTGTTTGAATTCCTGGGTGCCGTGTTCTTCGGAAAACGGGTTACCTCAACAATTGCAAAAGGAATCGTTCCCATTGATATGATCAGCAGCATTCACCCTGATATCGTGGTGCTGGGAATGCTGGCTGCAATTCTTGCCGCAAGTTTCTGGATAACGCTCGCAACTTTTTATAACCTTCCGGTCTCAACCAGCCATTCAATTGTGGGTTCTGTGCTCGGTTTCGGGCTGATCACAGCTTATAACGGTACTATCTCTTTTTCTGACATTCACTGGTCAGTTCTTCTTAAAATCGTTGCCAGCTGGTTTATATCTCCTGCCCTTGGAGCTGTTCTTGCGTTTCTAATCTTCTCTATCATAAGGAGCCTTTACCTTCACAGAGCATCGGATTTGCCAGGCGTTGAGAAAAAATTCATATTCTTACAGCTCATAACTGCCTGTTATATCGCATTTGCGCACGGGTCAAACGATGTTGCAAACGCTGTAGGCCCTCTCTCTGCCGCACTTAACGTGATGGGGATAACAGGAACCGAAATCCCTATCTGGGTACTTGTAATGGGAGGACTGGGCATGGTAATAGGCATGGCAACCTGGGGCTATAAAGTGGTCGAAACCATAGGGTCAAAGATCACCGAACTTACCCCAACTCGAGGTTTTTCCGCACAGTTTGCAACTGCCTCGGTTGTTCTGTTACACAGTTACAGTTCCCTCCCGATTTCGACCACCCATACCCTTGTGGGTTCGGTTATTGGCGTAGGGCTTGCAGGAGGTATTGCAGCCGTTGACCTTGGCGTAATATGGAGGATTATTTCTTCCTGGATAGCAACAGTCCCCATAGCTGCCCTTACATCGGCAATAATCTTTGTGGGACTTGAGGTGATCTTTTTATGA